The Pimelobacter simplex genomic sequence GCGGCGCCCGGCGGGTCGCCGTACCGGGGTGCTACCCGACGATCTCCTCGCTGACCCTCGCCCCCGCGGTGGCCGCCGGGCTCGTCGTACCGGACGTCGTGGTGGTCGCCGCCTCCGGCACCAGCGGCGCCGGCAAGGCCGCCAAGCCGCACCTACTCGGCAGCGAGGTCATGGGCAACACGAGCGCCTACGGCGTGGGCGGCGTGCACCGGCACACCCCCGAGATCACCCAGAACCTCGGCCGGCTCACCGACGCCGAGGTCAAGGTCAGCTTCACGCCGCTGCTCGTCCCGATGGCCCGCGGCATCCTCGCCACCTGCTCGGCGCCGCTCGCGGCTCCGCTCAGCGCGGAGGACGCCCATGCCGTCTACGCCAAGGCCTACGCCGACGAGCCCTTCGTCCACGTCCTGCCCGCCGGACAGTGGCCCCAGACCCAGGCGGTGCTCGGCTCCAACGCCGTGCACCTCCAGGTGACCGTCGACGCGGCGGCCGGCCGGCTCGTCGCCGTCGGCGCGATCGACAACCTCGCCAAGGGCACCGCCGGCGCCGCCGTGCAGTGCATGAACCTCGCCCTGGGTCTCGACGAGACCACGGGCCTGACGACGGTAGGACTGGCCCCGTGACCGAGCAGCAGACCTTCTCCCTCTCGCGCTTCCCCGAGACCCTCGCGATCGTCCGGCTGGCGCCGGGCGCGGAGATCCCGGAGTGGGCCGAGTCGTCGTCCATCTTCTCGATCACCGCGACGGCGACCGAGACCTCGCTCATCTGCGCGGGCCGCAGCGTCCCCAAGAAGGCGCGCCACCGCAAGCCCTACACGGCGTTCAGCGTCGACGGGGTGCTCGACCTCGACCAGGTCGGCGTGCTCTTGGCGCTGCTGACGCCGCTGGCCGACGAGGAGATCAGCGTGCTGACGCTCTCGACCCACGACACCGACTGGATCCTGGTGCCCACCGCCAAGGCGGACCGGGCGGAGGAGGCGTGGCGACGATCGGGACACACCGTCGCCCCCGCCGTCCCCGTCTGAACCTCCGCACCGCAAAGGAACCACTCGCACCATGAGCGTCACCCATCCCGCCGGCTTCGTCGCCGCCGGCGCCGCCATCGGCCTGAAGTCGAGCGGCAACAAGGACTTCGCCCTCGTCGTCAACCAAGGCCCCACCTTCGACTCCGCCTCGGTCTTCACCAGCAACCGCTGCAAGGCCAACCCGGTCCTGTGGAGCGAGCAGGTCGTCAAGGACGGCGTCGTGCGCGCGGTCGTCCTCAACTCCGGCGGCGCCAACTGCTACACGGGCCCCGAGGGCTTCCAGACCACCCACCAGGTCGCCGAGAAGGTCGGCGAGCTCGTCGGCATCGCCGCCGGTGACGTGGTCGTCTGCTCCACCGGCCTGATCGGGCTGGTCAACGACCGCCAGACGCTGCTCGACGGCGTCGCCACCCTCCAGTCCCGGCTCTCCGCCGACGGCGGCAACGACGCGGCCGAGGCGATCATGACCACCGACACGGTCTCCAAGCAGGTCGTCGTCGAGGGGGCCGGTTGGTCCATCGGCGGCATGGCCAAGGGCGCCGGCATGCTCGCGCCCGCGCTGGCCACCATGCTCGTGGTGATCACGACCGACGCCGTCGTACCGGCTGCCGACCTCGACACCGCGCTCCGCGCCGCCACCCGGGTCTCGTTCGACCGGCTCGACTCCGACGGCTGCCAGTCCACCAACGACACCGTCACCCTCATGGCCAGCGGCGCCTCCGGCGTGACGCCGAGCCTGGCCGAGCTCACCGCGGCGCTCACCGAGGTCTGCCGCTCGCTGGCGGTCCAGCTCCTCGCCGACGCCGAGGGCGCCGACCACGAGATCGCCATCACCACCGTCAACGCGGCCAGCGAGGACGACGCGGTCGAGGTCGGCCGCAGCGTCGCGCGGAGCAACCTGTTCAAGGCCGCCGTCTTCGGCAAGGACCCCAACTGGGGCCGCGTCCTCGCCTCCGTCGGTACGACGCAGGCCGCGTTCGACCCGGCGAACCTCGACGTCGCGATGAACGACATCTGGGTCTGCCGCAACAGCACCCCCGCCGAGGACCCCGCACTGGTCGACCTGTCGGGCCGCAAGGTCACCGTCACCATCGACCTCAAGGCCGGCGACGCCCAGGCCACGGTGTGGACCAACGACCTCACCCACGCCTACGTCCACGAGAACAGCGCGTACTCCTCATGACCGAGACTCCTGGCAAGCCCGACCCGTTCAAGGCCGAGACCCTCGCCGGGGCGCTGCCCTGGCTCAAGGCCTACCACGGCAAGGTCGTCGTCATTAAGTACGGCGGCAACGCGATGACCGACGAGACCCTCAAGCGCGCGTTCGCCGAGGACATCGCCTTCCTGCGCTTCGCCGGCTTCCGCCCGGTCGTCGTGCACGGCGGCGGTCCCCAGATCTCCCAGATGCTCGACCGGCTCGGCATCGAGTCCGAGTTCCGCGGCGGCCTGCGGGTGACCACGCCCGAGGCGATGGACGTCGTCCGGATGGTCCTCGTCGGCCAGGTCCAGCGCGAGCTGGTCGGCCTGATCAACGAGCACGGCCCGCTCGCGGTCGGCCTGTCCGGCGAGGACGCCGGTCTCTTCACCGCCGAGCAGACCGGCACGGTCGTCGACGGCGAGGAGGTCGACCTCGGCCTCGTCGGCGAGGTCGCCCAGGTGCGGCCCGAGGCGGTCCTCGACCTCATCGAGGCCGGCCGGATCCCGGTCGTGTCCAGCGTCGCGCCCGACGCCGACGGCGTCGTCCACAACGTCAACGCCGACTCCGCGGCCGCCTCGCTGGCCGCCGCGCTCGGCGCCGAGAAGCTCCTCGTGCTCACCGACGTCGAGGGTCTCTACCTCGACTGGCCGGACCCCGAGGAGGTCATCGGCGAGATCAGCCCCGAGGCGCTCGAGGAGATCCTCCCGTCGCTGGCCAGCGGCATGATCCCCAAGATGAGCGCGTGCCTGCAGGCCGTGCGCGACGGCGTCAAGCGCGCGACCGTCGTCGACGGCCGCCAGGCGCACGCCGTCCTGCTCGAGCTCTTCACCGATGAAGGCGTCGGCACCCAGGTGCTGCCCGGCGTCACGACCAAGACCCGCAAGGCCCGGGAGGCCCTGAAGTGACCACCACGACCGAGTGGACCGAGCGGTACGCCGGCTCCCTCATGAACACGTTCGGCCCGCCCAAGACGGTCCTGGCCCGCGGCGCGGGCGCCCACGTCTGGGACGCC encodes the following:
- the argC gene encoding N-acetyl-gamma-glutamyl-phosphate reductase, yielding MHMSKVKVAVAGASGYAGGEVLRLLLGHPGVEIGAVTAGSNAGERLGALQPHLLPLADRVLEPTTVEVLAGHDVVFLGLPHGQSGALAEALSAHDPAVVVVDCGADFRLEDAAVWERFYGSPHAGTWPYGLPELPGNRDLLRGARRVAVPGCYPTISSLTLAPAVAAGLVVPDVVVVAASGTSGAGKAAKPHLLGSEVMGNTSAYGVGGVHRHTPEITQNLGRLTDAEVKVSFTPLLVPMARGILATCSAPLAAPLSAEDAHAVYAKAYADEPFVHVLPAGQWPQTQAVLGSNAVHLQVTVDAAAGRLVAVGAIDNLAKGTAGAAVQCMNLALGLDETTGLTTVGLAP
- a CDS encoding ACT domain-containing protein, giving the protein MTEQQTFSLSRFPETLAIVRLAPGAEIPEWAESSSIFSITATATETSLICAGRSVPKKARHRKPYTAFSVDGVLDLDQVGVLLALLTPLADEEISVLTLSTHDTDWILVPTAKADRAEEAWRRSGHTVAPAVPV
- the argJ gene encoding bifunctional glutamate N-acetyltransferase/amino-acid acetyltransferase ArgJ; this translates as MSVTHPAGFVAAGAAIGLKSSGNKDFALVVNQGPTFDSASVFTSNRCKANPVLWSEQVVKDGVVRAVVLNSGGANCYTGPEGFQTTHQVAEKVGELVGIAAGDVVVCSTGLIGLVNDRQTLLDGVATLQSRLSADGGNDAAEAIMTTDTVSKQVVVEGAGWSIGGMAKGAGMLAPALATMLVVITTDAVVPAADLDTALRAATRVSFDRLDSDGCQSTNDTVTLMASGASGVTPSLAELTAALTEVCRSLAVQLLADAEGADHEIAITTVNAASEDDAVEVGRSVARSNLFKAAVFGKDPNWGRVLASVGTTQAAFDPANLDVAMNDIWVCRNSTPAEDPALVDLSGRKVTVTIDLKAGDAQATVWTNDLTHAYVHENSAYSS
- the argB gene encoding acetylglutamate kinase, with the translated sequence MTETPGKPDPFKAETLAGALPWLKAYHGKVVVIKYGGNAMTDETLKRAFAEDIAFLRFAGFRPVVVHGGGPQISQMLDRLGIESEFRGGLRVTTPEAMDVVRMVLVGQVQRELVGLINEHGPLAVGLSGEDAGLFTAEQTGTVVDGEEVDLGLVGEVAQVRPEAVLDLIEAGRIPVVSSVAPDADGVVHNVNADSAAASLAAALGAEKLLVLTDVEGLYLDWPDPEEVIGEISPEALEEILPSLASGMIPKMSACLQAVRDGVKRATVVDGRQAHAVLLELFTDEGVGTQVLPGVTTKTRKAREALK